gtgacaaatctctaagcatctgcttatctgtaaaggatttttttctccttcacttatggaaactTGGATTTGGCTGGATGTAAAGAGGAATTCTGGGTTTAAAAGGTCTTTTCTTCaggagaatgttgaatattggccccactttctcttctggcttggaggtttctgctgagagatctgcttcCATGTGaggagtctgatgggcttcctttgtgggtaacccgacctttctctctgtctgcctagagatttttccttcattttcaactttagtgaacctggcaattatgtgtcaggggagatgtgctcttatattttgaatttcccggctttttctgccctgctttctccccatctttgtgatttatCTGCCTCTAGTGTTGATGactgatggggtttggtgtgatgtccttcctgtttgatagttttccttcccaacagtcaggaccctcagctatccGTCATTGGAGATTGCCaggagtccactccagaccctgtttgcctggtatcagcagcagaggctgcagaagatagaatattgctgaacagcggaGTGTACCTGTatcctgattcttgctttggaagcttcctctcaggggtgtactccaccctttgaggtgtggggtgtcagactgcccctggtgggagatgtctccccagttagggtactcagaggtcagggacccacttgagcaggcagtctgtccttctcagatctcaacctccgtgttgggagatcactgctctcttcaaagctgtccagACAGAGTGGTTTCtagcgtctgcagaggtttctgctgcgtttgttgtgtttactgtgccctgtccccagaggttgGAGTCTACAGACAGGCAGGTTTCAgcgagctgctgtgggctccaccagTTTGAgtggcggctttgtttacctacttagcctcagcaatggcaggcacccctcccccagcctggctgctgccttgccggtagatcacagactgctgtattagcaatgagggaggctcgaTGAGTGGGACCcactcccggccaggtgtgggatataatctcctggtgtgcctgtttgcccAAAGCACAATATTGGGgtgagttacccgattttccaggtgttgtgtgtctctccagttcccctggctgggaaaagggattccttccccttgcacttcaggtgaggtgatgcctgcGCCCTCTTCAGCTTCTCAGCtggtgggctgcagcagctgaccagcactgattatccggcactccctagtgagatgaacccagtacctcagttgaaaatgcagaaatcactggtcttctgtgtgggtcgcgctgggagttggagactggagctgtttctattcggccatcttgctccgccccccccccGCATTGTTATTTTCTATGATTAttaagaaatacatgaaattccCATATGAAAAAGTCTTGCCTTGCTGATATTTATCAAACCCAGAAAAGATGAGCAGTAACAACTATGCAGATAAGTGGATCATTTACTCTGAACAGTAGAATGATACCAGTTTCTGAAAGACTAGAATGAAGATTGTGATGTTAGTGACTAtttatggaaatgtaaaatgtaaaatacaatctcatttatatgtggaatctaaaaaggaaaaaaaatgtcaaatatatagagatagagaATAAACCGATAGTAACAAAGGTCAAGGTTAGGGGAAGAAATTGGAAGATGTAAGTCAAAGAATGCAAAGTAGTAAATATGTAGGATCAGCAAGATAACATATTcaatgtacaacatgaggactatagttaataataatgtattgtattcaTGGTTTTTGCTGAATGCATAAAGTATATCTGCTCTCATCATGGGCTTTTGCAGATGGGTAACTATATGagattatgtgtatgtgtatttgttctAATACAGTAATTATTTACTACACATATATGTTATAATATcatgttgtatactttaaatatacacaataaaattcatTTCTAAAACGATGATGATAAAAGGTCCTCTGCAAAGCAAGTAACAGAGTCGTCTATTCACGGGTTAGTGAGAAGAGTGATAATGTTTTGGAATGGTTCATGAGTGAACTATGAACATAGAGTCTGATGATATCCATTTGAGGTTAGAGACCAATTGTAGATCAATTAATCTATGTTGATCAAGACAATATCAAGTGATTAAATTGTGCTTCCTTTGATGGATATAAACTGTGTGTTTAGATGATTTCTTTGTAGATATTTCTTACAAGATAAATGCATATGGACAATTGAAATATTATCTTTTCCTGCACAGAAATTGTAGGCACATGTGATGCATAACTCTACTATTAGAAATTTCAACACTATATGTGAAGGCAAAAACATGGGAAATAAAACCAGGCTTGATCCATATAATTCTTACAGTCAATGCCATATTGTATAAAGTCTTATTgctttgttgtcttatttttaccTTCCTTATATAAACGTATTTCTTTCCCTAACCTGCCATACTGTTCCATATCGAAGACACTTACCCCTGTTTGATTTAAAGtgttttactttctcttcaaGAAGAACCACCTCTGAATTCTGACACGGATCTGTTGTGTCTTCACACTATAGATGATGGGGTTCATGAGAGGTGGGAAGATGATGTAGATGTTGCCCATGAGGACCTGGACCACAGGAGAGAGGTGCTTCCCAAAGCGATGCACCATGGTGAGTCCAATGATTGGGATGTAGAAGACCAGGACAGCACAGACATGAGAAACACAGGTCTGCAAGGGCTTCAGTCACTCTTCTCGGGATGCAATAGCCAAGACAGATTGCAGGATCAGCATGTACGATATGATAATTAACACAGAATCAAACAAAAGTGTACAAATCACCAGAGCCAAGGCATAGAAGCTGTTGAAGCGGATGTCAGAGCAGGCTAGTCTCAGCAGATCTTGGTGAAGgcagaaagagtgagagaggaCATGGGAATGGCAGTAATGAAAAAGCTTTAGGCGGATTATGGGTGCCATGATGAACACAAACCTCCTAAATAAAATTCCCAGCCCAATTTTGATGATCCTGACATTGGTGAGTATAGATGTATACCTTAGAGGGTTACAGATAGCTGTAAAACTATCAAAGGCCATGGCGAGGAGGACTCCAGACTCCATAATTGATAGACCATGAATGAAGAAGGTTTGAGCAATACAGGCATCCAGACTAATCTCCTGGCTGAGACCCCATAAAATTCCCAATACTGTGTGTACTGTACACAGCCCCATGCACAGGTCAGTGAGACCCAGCATGGCCAGGAAGTAGAACATGGGTTCACGCAGGCTCAGCTCTGTATGAATCACACGCAGCACCAGGCAGTTCCCTGGAAGTACTATCATGTAAATACAGGAGAAGGGAATAGAGAGCCAGGGATATTCTCCTTCTAGGCCGGGGAAGCCTGTTAGGAGAAAGGTTGAGGAGTTGGTATTGTGAGCGGAAAAAGCATGCATTTCAAATTCAAAGTGTTATTTCTATGgctcaaaaattatttccatttggtAGATCACTTTCATACAACTCCTTTTTCTTCTTACAGGACAGATTTGAGCAAAGATGAGGGATCATATAATATGAAGTTCTCTAGATTAGTTTACAAAGCCACATTTACTGATGTTCACATCCTCTACCCAAGGACATCTCCATATTAAGAATCTTACTCTCTTTCTGTCTAGCAaagaaggaaagtaaagaaagtaaaatgtgatCTAAacaaattttcccttttctcaagTAATTTAAGATTATGATAGaatttgattctaaaattcatattaaaCTTCTATTTTCATTGGAAAAACTAGTTACCTATCACCTTTTCGTGTACGCTGAAATTCAGTCTATTTCTTTTATCCTTGTTCAAATCTCAACTCAGTTGCTCAAATCTCAACTCAGTTGTGCAAATCTCAACTCTAAGACATATTTGCTTCTCTAGTCTCACAAAGATAGGTTATATCTTTTTAAGTTCTTGCATCAAGAGAGAACTCTAGGGCTGTGATTTATATTATCAGAGAAGAGACTATTGGGCATAACATTATTCCATATCCCCAGAGACATTCTGTTACTTCTTAAAGCAAAAGATGAAAGTAAACATCATCTGACTGCAGTTGGGAATTATTTACAGACAGCGCATTTGTAGTATGTGACAAACACGTAACTCATCTGATGTGCTAAGCCCATCCAGGCTTTACAGTTAGTAATGTGAGTTCAAATCAGGCTTAAGTAGTTTGCCAACATTATGAAGCTAATAAATAGTCAGTATTTGAATTCAATTCAGCAAGTCTGATTCTGTGCCCGTGTTCTGAACTACTCTACTGTTTTATGTTATTGTATTCACTGGGACTTCCTGAGTTCACATTTAGTCCATGCATATTGAGCTGCATATTCTTCCAATATTCATTTGAAATGGCATTTTCCTTGCCTGAACCTCAAACCTATGTTAACACTTACGTGATGGGCCTATCTGTGGTGGATAACAGATTGTGGTTAATTATTATAGACTATAGAATGCTATAAACAGAATAAATAGTCACTTTATCCAGATAATCATTACTAGATTTGTAACTCTAATGTTATGTCTTATTTCCATTAAGGAAACTGGTATTTTCCCAATCATGAAAGAGAGTAATGGGGTCTGGAAAtgatgactcatacctgtaatcctagcactttgggaggctctggtttgcagatcacttgagcccaagagttagacatcagcctgggcaacatagtgagactttatctctacaaaaaccaaaaacaatagccaggtgtggtggcatacgcctgtagtcccagctacttaggagactgaggtgggagaatctctcaTACCCtaaagtttgaggctgcagtgagccaaaatcgtgggactgcatgacagagtgagacattatctaaaagaggaataagaaaaggaggaggaggaggaggaagaataagaagaagaggaagaggaagaaggagaagaaggggaaggaaaagaaggagaagaaggggaaggagaaggaggagaagaaggggaaggagaaggaggagaagaaaggattgtttttcttcttgattttagtGTACACCCTCAGAAGATGCCCACACCATCAAAGACAATAAATATAATCCTgttcaaaagaaataatatagataGCCCTAATTCAATCTACTGCCTTTATTCTATACTcttaaaaacactaaataaacaTTAACAATTATGATTGcctatttcaaatttattattaaagcataataaaattaTTGCAAAATATCAGATTCCAAATTCGGCTAATTGGTATAAGTAACAGAGGCAACAATTAATTTTTACCAATTAACAgcatttctaataataataaaaattgacattattttaatttatttgttataattttcagCACATAAAATTTATAATCAAATTTATACAAGAGCTCTATAATTCATATGCAGTTTATCTCAAGTAAGGTATACAGTATTCCCCCATTATCCACAGTGAATATGTTTCAAAACCTTCAGTGGATGTCTGGAACTGCCAATAGTATTTAGCCCCATATATCctgtatatatattctatttttttcctatagcatAGTTATTATAAAGTTTAATTAATGCATtagaaaaagactgacaataacTAGTGATAAAATAGAACACTTACAacaatataataaaagttatatgaatgttctttctctctctctctcttaaaatattaatatctttacTGTACTCTACTCACCTATTTTCTGGCCATGATTGGCCATGGATACTGAAAtcatgaaaagcaaaacaacagaTACCATATGTGCTTTATCTTTTGCTATCCTGCAAGTTATCTATTATATAACTTCATTCTCTCCTATTAACACATTctcagtgaaaaataaaagcatgttcaaagtaataaaactagaaaaaattctaacatttatttttataatcatgtacttcattttattttttacttgggAACATCCTTTACAAATCAACGTTGTAATTAAAAATCAAGCAACTAAATATGCAAACATCTATGAATCTCTTTAATGAATTATGCAAGATATCTACCTCGAAATCTGTGTGATAAGTTAAGAAGACTCAGATAAATGGTAGACTCACACTTATGATTATGATTGAATTTAAAGACACAATATTGTAAATAATATGATTTTCCCTATAAAGATattcagattcaatgcaatctcaataaaaatttctGAAAGTCATTTTGTGGAAATTTTCAAATAGCATTGAAAGTTTATATGAGATGTAAAGGTCCTGGAATACTCAAGGTTttcctgtaaaacaaaaatactgaGGGATAAACACAACCAGATACAAGATTGATACTAAATAGATGTCAGAACCATATTTGCTGTAGTTTGACTCAAGGATAAGCAAGTAGGCTAATGAATCAAAATAGACAATTAAAATCAAACCACTAATATAGCACACGAAGACAGTGTACTACtttgagaaaatgattttttaaaggaatggtGATGAAAATAGCTcatgtatattaaaaaaacaaaatgaatctcAATCCCTCAATGGCACTATATACTAAAATTAATCCCAGAGGAATTTTAAATcataatataaaagataaaacgATAAAGTCTTTAGAAACAATGTTGGAGGgaatgtggagaaaaatgaactcCTATATGCTGTTTGTGGGAATGTTAATTGGTATTGCtattatgaaaaacagaatggaggtttctgaaaaatctaaaaatagaactaccatatgaggCAGCAATCTCATTACAGGGTATACAtcaaaaggaattaaaatcaggatgtcaaagagatatctgtactcccatgctcattgcagcactattcacaacagctaagacATCAACCTAtccagaaaagataaagaaaatatgatatgctatgtatacacaatggaatactattcagctttaacaaggaagaaaatcttgtcatttgcaacaacagagATAAAACTGAaagacatcatgttaagtgaaataagtcaggcatgcaaagacaaatactgcatgatatcacttatatgtggaacacaaaaagttgaactcataggaGTAGatagtagaatggtagttaccagagcTGAGGAAGGTAGGCAGTGATGGGGAGATATTGGCAAAAGGGTACAGAGTTTTAGTTAGACCAGAGGGGCaagtttttgagatctattgtACAGTATCTTGACTATAGTCAATGATAATGTATTGTGTATATCATAActgctaagaaaataaatttcaaatgttattaccacaaaaaataagtatatgagtTGATTTATATGTTAATTGGATTGATTAGATATAAGACTCATCTGAAATGAGTCTTATTGCTATGCATGTGCGGTCCCAGgtgaattttcttctctttcctttcttcttttccatgttGACTTCACTCTTGTCATCTGGGACTCTTAATACTGGAAAATCTTGCTAAGACCCTCACTAAGCCAGTCTGATAGTGCTCTGAATATTAATGTTTTGTTCTTCTTGACCGCAAGAAGATTGGGTACTTTTCTCATAGACCTAGGCATTGGCTAGAATCCCACTGATCATTCATGGACATTCAGAACTGTGATGACTCCAACCATTGATACGGAGAATATACTCACGCAGCTGTGTTATAGCCACGCAATTTTACCTCCTTCACTAGTGAAACATTCTATCTCCAAATCTTACTTTATGATACCTTGTGGGACTGCATGTTGTACTGttgactaccttttttttttttttttttttttttaatctctagcTACTACTGCTGTCCAGTCTCAGCTGTTACTCCTGCTCTTATAGGCTGCTGAGAACCCAGCATATTTTTCATCAAAGGCTGCACAGTTTTGAATCAGCCACAAAATAGCCATATGTCTTTGGTCTTGACATTTAATGTTAATAGTAAGAAAGGTTGAATTttataatctccatttttttaattcaatgtaCTTGCAGTTAAAAATGTCACAACGATAAGCTTATGAGCATTACttaatatcctaaatatatgaaatattatggAAAAAGTCTCATATAGAAAATTTCAGGTATGGATTGTAATGGGTATGGAATTATAATTGCTGATTATGAAGTGATTCTTGTTCCATTAACTGCATATTTGACAGAAGAGtatattaactaaaataaaatcagtttatcATTCAGTTTCCTGACATCATTTcaaagttaatataaaaaataaaaataagatcctTATTCATCAGATAATTTTAGAAGAACACTTTAACAGTTATACTTATTAGAAGaataaagttataataaaaaataatgcactTATGACTAGAATCATCAATAGAAATTTAAactcatttaatttaaataaaataaatgaccaaGAGAGTTAATATCAAAAACCAGTGGTCATAGGCAGGAAAGTCACAGCAGgaggatatataaagaaataatattttggggctgggggcggtggctcatgtctgtaatcccagcactttcagaggccaaggtaggcagatcacgaggtcaggagttcgagaccagcctggccaacatagtgaaacctcatctctactaaaaatacaaaagattagctgggcatgatgatgggcacctgtaatcccagctactcaggagactgaggcaggagaatcgcttgatccctggaagcagaggtttcagtgagccgagattgtgccattgcactccagcttgggcaacaagagtgagactctgtgccTTGTCCACAGTAGATGTACAGTACCTATTTGCTGAATTACTGAATATATCTGTCTGATTTTCAGTACCGTGCTTGGATTAAAGTGACTGTTTTGTCACGTAGCATTGGAAACTCACCACTGCTCCATTTCTGGCTCATGCTGTGCATTACAGCAGGGTTTCTTACAAGTGCTAGCTCACAGGCTCCCTCTTGCTGGTTCTAGGTTTGTCCTCTGTATGGCACACAgatcaaatataattattttccagtAAAGCAACATTCAGCCATTTGAACATAACTGCTAATCCATCTGctcctgagctttttttttttttttttttttttttggctatttattattgtctcaatttcagaagtttttattggtctattcagggatacaaattcttcctgattcagtcttgagagggtgtgtgcctccaggaatttatccatgtcttctagattttctagtttatgtgcatgaAGGTGTTTATCTCTGGTGgttgtctgtatttctgtggggtcaataGTGATATTCctcttatcatttctgattgtgtctatttgattcttctctgttttcttctttatttgtctagcCAGTGATCtatctattttataaatttttcaaaaaatcagcttctagactcatt
The genomic region above belongs to Papio anubis isolate 15944 chromosome 12, Panubis1.0, whole genome shotgun sequence and contains:
- the LOC108582127 gene encoding LOW QUALITY PROTEIN: olfactory receptor 51V1-like (The sequence of the model RefSeq protein was modified relative to this genomic sequence to represent the inferred CDS: substituted 1 base at 1 genomic stop codon), coding for MHAFSAHNTNSSTFLLTGFPGLEGEYPWLSIPFSCIYMIVLPGNCLVLRVIHTELSLREPMFYFLAMLGLTDLCMGLCTVHTVLGILWGLSQEISLDACIAQTFFIHGLSIMESGVLLAMAFDSFTAICNPLRYTSILTNVRIIKIGLGILFRRFVFIMAPIIRLKLFHYCHSHVLSHSFCLHQDLLRLACSDIRFNSFYALALVICTLLFDSVLIIISYMLILQSVLAIASREEXLKPLQTCVSHVCAVLVFYIPIIGLTMVHRFGKHLSPVVQVLMGNIYIIFPPLMNPIIYSVKTQQIRVRIQRWFFLKRK